Proteins encoded by one window of Enterococcus faecalis:
- a CDS encoding DUF916 and DUF3324 domain-containing protein, producing the protein MQYLVIKNCQKGVHTMNQQLFKWLHAISVIIFLFFIGSYSVEASEMTFSVKAILPDNQRTKETSYFDLRVAPNQTQNLQIELTNQTANDITVLASANAAITNDNGLADYSHAETKKDPSAPFTFNEIAQLPKEIQLPKHSTKTVECQLILPEKPFNGYVLGGLYFEQKSDEQPAHSENGVAINNRFSYVVGVLLSETDEPVQPELSLNEVKTDQANGRNRVLMNLQNKQAAMIKKLQVDASLYYEKEAKPRYENHQESLTMAPNTNFNYRIDLKEQPFVPGNYTVKIKANDGYQDYSWEKHLVIQEKEAKKYNATAVNLPPEKHTNFPWKLVTSITLVFLFILGSTIYYFKKKIREAQQ; encoded by the coding sequence ATGCAATACCTTGTTATAAAAAATTGTCAAAAAGGAGTGCACACTATGAATCAGCAGCTTTTTAAATGGCTCCATGCTATTAGCGTCATCATTTTTTTATTTTTTATTGGCTCTTATTCTGTAGAAGCAAGCGAAATGACTTTTTCTGTAAAAGCCATTTTACCCGACAATCAACGAACCAAAGAAACAAGTTATTTTGATTTACGTGTCGCTCCAAACCAAACACAAAATCTACAAATCGAACTAACGAATCAAACAGCCAACGACATTACCGTGCTAGCTTCAGCCAATGCAGCGATTACTAATGATAATGGCTTGGCAGATTATTCTCATGCTGAAACAAAAAAAGATCCATCTGCACCTTTTACTTTTAATGAGATTGCGCAATTACCAAAAGAAATCCAACTACCTAAACACTCAACCAAGACTGTTGAATGTCAGCTTATTTTACCGGAAAAACCATTTAATGGGTATGTTTTAGGAGGACTTTACTTTGAACAAAAGTCAGATGAACAACCTGCTCACTCAGAAAACGGTGTGGCCATCAATAATCGTTTTTCTTATGTAGTCGGCGTCTTACTTAGTGAAACAGATGAACCTGTTCAGCCAGAATTATCTTTAAATGAAGTAAAAACCGATCAAGCTAACGGTCGTAACCGCGTATTAATGAATCTCCAAAACAAACAAGCGGCTATGATTAAAAAATTACAAGTCGATGCCTCTTTATATTATGAAAAAGAAGCTAAACCTCGCTACGAAAATCACCAAGAGTCGTTAACAATGGCCCCTAATACAAATTTTAATTATCGGATTGACTTAAAGGAACAACCTTTTGTTCCTGGAAATTATACTGTAAAAATCAAAGCAAACGATGGCTATCAAGACTATTCGTGGGAAAAACACTTAGTCATCCAAGAAAAAGAAGCTAAAAAATACAATGCTACCGCCGTCAACCTCCCACCTGAAAAACACACCAATTTCCCTTGGAAACTGGTGACTAGCATCACGCTGGTTTTTCTATTCATTTTGGGAAGCACGATTTATTATTTCAAGAAAAAAATACGCGAAGCGCAACAATAA
- a CDS encoding WxL domain-containing protein — MKKIVRISSILFVATPLMLLNSPKVEAAQVASIQSNADITFALDNTVTPPVNPTNPSQPVTPNPADPHQPGTAGPLSIDYVSNIHFGSKQIQAGTAIYSAQLDQVQNSTGDLISVPNYVQVTDKRGLNLGWKLSVKQSAQFATSDSTPAVLDNASLTFLAATPNSTQLLSLAPLTVPVTLDPTGAATSPVATAALSTGMGTWTLAFGSGATAAQGIQLTVPATTKKVAAKQYKTTLTWILDDTPL; from the coding sequence ATGAAAAAGATCGTGCGCATTTCAAGCATTTTGTTCGTTGCTACGCCTCTTATGCTTTTAAATAGTCCAAAAGTTGAAGCAGCCCAAGTCGCTTCTATTCAATCCAACGCTGATATTACGTTTGCTCTTGATAATACTGTCACGCCACCTGTCAATCCGACGAACCCTTCTCAGCCTGTGACACCTAATCCTGCTGATCCTCATCAACCTGGTACAGCCGGACCCCTCAGTATTGACTATGTTTCAAATATCCATTTTGGATCAAAACAAATTCAAGCCGGAACAGCAATCTATTCGGCACAACTGGACCAAGTACAAAATAGTACTGGCGATTTAATTAGCGTGCCAAACTATGTTCAAGTAACTGACAAACGTGGTCTAAATCTTGGCTGGAAATTATCAGTTAAACAGAGTGCGCAATTTGCTACAAGTGATTCAACACCCGCTGTTTTGGATAATGCATCCTTGACCTTTTTAGCAGCAACACCCAATTCAACACAGTTACTTTCTTTGGCGCCATTAACGGTCCCAGTAACCTTGGATCCAACTGGTGCCGCCACTTCTCCTGTGGCGACTGCCGCTCTTTCAACAGGAATGGGCACTTGGACATTAGCTTTTGGTAGCGGAGCGACCGCTGCTCAAGGCATTCAATTAACTGTTCCTGCGACAACGAAAAAAGTTGCAGCTAAACAATATAAAACAACGCTTACTTGGATTTTGGATGATACACCACTTTAA
- the tig gene encoding trigger factor, whose protein sequence is MSAKWEKKGTNDGVLTFSIEQAVIEKGLTQAFNKVKKNLNVPGFRKGKVSRTVFNRMYGEEALYEDALNAVLPEAYEAAVLEAGIEPVAQPKIDVESMNKGEDWVITAEVTVKPEVKLGEYKNLTVSKQDREVTDEDVEARLKREQESQAELVIKEDAAAENGDTVVIDFEGFLGDEAFEGGKGENYSLELGSNSFIPGFEDQLVGKKAGEEVEVNVTFPEDYQAEDLAGKEAVFKVTVHEVKAKELPELDDEFAKDVDDSVESLDELKEKFRKELTEAKEAAAEEAKDEEAIRLAVENAEIVELPHVMVHDEVHRSMDEFLNNMQRQGISPEMYYQLTGSTEEDLHKQFEGEAETRTKTNLVIEAVAKAENIEVTQEDIDAEVKDLAEQYNMPEAQVRKVLNNDMLEHDIRMKRAVETITETAVEK, encoded by the coding sequence ATGTCTGCGAAATGGGAAAAAAAAGGCACTAATGATGGTGTATTAACTTTTTCAATCGAACAAGCAGTAATCGAAAAAGGATTAACGCAAGCGTTCAATAAAGTGAAAAAAAACTTAAACGTACCTGGTTTCCGTAAAGGAAAAGTATCACGTACTGTTTTTAACCGTATGTATGGAGAAGAAGCGTTATACGAAGATGCGTTAAACGCTGTTTTACCAGAAGCATATGAAGCGGCTGTATTAGAAGCAGGAATTGAACCAGTAGCACAACCAAAAATTGATGTTGAAAGCATGAATAAAGGGGAAGACTGGGTTATCACTGCTGAAGTAACTGTAAAACCTGAAGTAAAATTAGGCGAATACAAAAACTTAACAGTGTCTAAACAAGACCGTGAAGTAACAGATGAAGACGTGGAAGCACGTTTGAAACGCGAACAAGAATCTCAAGCTGAATTAGTAATCAAAGAAGATGCCGCTGCTGAAAATGGCGACACTGTAGTTATCGACTTTGAAGGCTTCTTAGGCGACGAAGCATTTGAAGGCGGCAAAGGCGAAAATTACTCATTAGAATTAGGTTCTAATTCATTTATTCCAGGCTTTGAAGACCAATTAGTTGGCAAAAAAGCTGGCGAAGAAGTAGAAGTAAACGTTACTTTCCCTGAAGATTACCAAGCAGAAGATTTAGCTGGTAAAGAAGCAGTTTTCAAAGTAACTGTTCATGAAGTAAAAGCAAAAGAATTACCAGAATTGGATGATGAATTTGCAAAAGACGTTGACGATTCAGTAGAATCATTAGACGAATTAAAAGAAAAATTCCGTAAAGAATTGACAGAAGCAAAAGAAGCAGCAGCTGAAGAAGCAAAAGACGAAGAAGCAATTCGTTTAGCTGTTGAAAATGCTGAAATCGTTGAATTACCACACGTAATGGTTCACGACGAAGTTCACCGTTCAATGGATGAATTCTTAAACAACATGCAACGCCAAGGAATTTCTCCTGAAATGTACTACCAATTAACTGGTTCTACAGAAGAAGATTTACACAAACAATTTGAAGGCGAAGCAGAAACACGCACAAAAACAAACTTAGTGATTGAAGCAGTTGCCAAAGCTGAAAACATCGAAGTAACACAAGAAGACATCGATGCTGAAGTGAAAGATTTAGCAGAACAATACAACATGCCTGAAGCGCAAGTACGTAAAGTATTAAACAACGACATGTTAGAACACGATATTCGTATGAAACGTGCTGTTGAAACAATTACTGAAACAGCTGTTGAAAAATAA
- a CDS encoding fructose-specific PTS transporter subunit EIIC, which produces MNINDLLIKDVMIMDLQATDKKGAIDEMVQKLYDGGRISDIDTYKEGILKREAQTSTGLGDGIAMPHAKNSAVKEPTVLFAKSKKGVDYEALDGQPTYLFFMIAAPEGANDTHLQALAALSRLLIDPEFVGKLKEAETPEAVQALFQAAEDQKEAEEKAEQEQTTPAPESNRKYIIAVTACPTGIAHTYMAEDALKKKAKEMGVDIKVETNGSEGIKNRLTAEDIARADGVIVAADKKVEMNRFDGKKLVNRPVSDGIRKTEELINLAISGEAPTFHGSDSAASDQEDSAEGSIGSRIYKDLMNGVSHMLPFVIGGGIAIALSFMIDQFIGVPQDQLANLGNYNDVASWFNQIGGAAFGFMLPVLAGFIASSIGDRPGLVAGFAAGALANAGGAGFLGALIGGFLAGYVVVLLRKVFKGLPKSLDGIKTILFYPVFGLIITGLLMLVINIPMKAINDALNHFLLGLDGTNAALLGALLAGMMAIDLGGPVNKAAYVFGTATLASTVAEGGSVVMASVMAGGMVPPLAIFVATRLFKNKFTKDQQDAGLTNIVMGLSFVTEGAIPFAAADPLRVIPSLVVGSAFTGALVGAFGIKLLAPHGGIFVVFLLSNPLLYLLFILIGAIISGIVYGLLKKPVEVPA; this is translated from the coding sequence GTGAACATTAATGATTTATTAATAAAAGATGTCATGATTATGGATTTACAAGCTACTGATAAAAAAGGCGCGATTGATGAAATGGTCCAAAAATTATACGATGGTGGCCGCATCTCTGACATTGACACTTACAAAGAAGGAATTTTAAAACGCGAAGCACAAACATCGACTGGTTTAGGCGACGGCATCGCTATGCCTCACGCAAAAAACAGTGCCGTAAAAGAACCGACAGTTCTTTTCGCTAAAAGTAAAAAAGGTGTTGATTATGAAGCACTAGATGGACAACCTACTTATCTATTCTTCATGATTGCTGCTCCAGAAGGCGCCAATGATACACATCTCCAAGCGCTTGCGGCCCTTTCTCGATTACTTATCGATCCAGAATTTGTTGGTAAATTGAAAGAAGCGGAAACTCCAGAAGCAGTACAAGCTCTTTTCCAAGCAGCAGAAGATCAAAAAGAAGCGGAAGAAAAAGCAGAACAAGAACAAACAACGCCAGCACCAGAAAGCAATCGTAAATATATTATTGCTGTGACTGCTTGTCCTACAGGAATTGCTCATACTTACATGGCCGAAGATGCGCTGAAGAAAAAAGCAAAAGAAATGGGCGTAGACATTAAAGTAGAAACAAACGGTTCAGAAGGAATTAAAAATCGTTTAACTGCTGAAGATATTGCTCGTGCTGATGGCGTGATTGTCGCAGCCGATAAAAAAGTAGAAATGAATCGTTTTGATGGCAAAAAATTAGTCAATCGTCCCGTCAGTGATGGAATTCGTAAAACCGAAGAACTAATTAACTTAGCCATTAGTGGTGAAGCTCCTACTTTCCATGGCAGTGACTCGGCTGCAAGCGACCAAGAGGATTCAGCGGAAGGTTCAATCGGTTCTCGTATCTATAAAGATTTAATGAATGGTGTTTCTCATATGTTACCTTTCGTTATTGGTGGCGGAATTGCCATTGCTCTTTCCTTTATGATTGATCAATTTATCGGGGTTCCTCAAGATCAATTAGCCAATTTAGGGAATTACAATGACGTAGCTAGCTGGTTTAACCAAATTGGTGGCGCAGCATTTGGCTTTATGTTACCTGTCTTAGCTGGTTTTATTGCTTCTAGTATTGGGGATCGTCCAGGCTTAGTTGCTGGTTTCGCCGCTGGTGCGTTAGCAAACGCTGGAGGCGCTGGGTTCCTTGGGGCCCTAATCGGTGGTTTCTTAGCTGGTTATGTAGTGGTTCTTTTACGTAAAGTCTTCAAAGGCTTGCCAAAATCATTAGATGGAATTAAAACCATTTTATTCTATCCAGTTTTTGGTTTGATTATTACGGGCCTATTAATGTTAGTCATTAACATCCCGATGAAAGCAATTAATGATGCGTTAAATCATTTCCTACTTGGCTTAGATGGCACAAATGCTGCTTTACTTGGTGCCTTATTAGCTGGTATGATGGCCATCGACTTAGGTGGACCAGTTAACAAAGCTGCTTATGTTTTCGGTACAGCTACGCTAGCAAGTACTGTTGCAGAAGGTGGCAGCGTGGTCATGGCTTCTGTAATGGCTGGCGGAATGGTTCCTCCATTAGCAATTTTCGTAGCAACTCGTTTATTTAAAAATAAATTTACAAAAGATCAACAAGATGCCGGCTTAACCAATATTGTAATGGGACTTTCTTTTGTCACTGAAGGGGCAATTCCTTTTGCAGCAGCTGACCCATTACGTGTGATTCCAAGTTTGGTGGTAGGTTCTGCCTTTACTGGTGCGTTGGTTGGTGCGTTTGGTATCAAATTATTGGCACCACATGGAGGAATCTTCGTCGTCTTCCTATTAAGTAATCCATTACTATATCTATTGTTCATCTTAATTGGGGCGATTATTTCAGGAATTGTCTACGGACTTTTGAAAAAACCTGTCGAAGTACCTGCTTAA